The [Eubacterium] eligens ATCC 27750 genome segment TTTATTATGTGAGAAGCGAAAATGCAGAAAAAGACTATATAATTAACGATGCCAGACTGTCTAAGATTATAAGTAATGTAGCATTAAAGAATAAGTATGATCTGCTTGAAAATGATATCACATTTGAAGTGAGCAATGCAGACAGGATTGTTCTTACAGATGCAAAGTGGATGGAATTCATGCTTAACCAGATAGTGAATAACAGCATAAAGTACAAGGATAAGACAAAGGCAGAGTCGTATATAAAGATGTCGGCAGCAGAGGATAAAAAATGTGTTGTCCTTGAAATACTGGATAATGGAATTGGCATAAATGCGTCAGATTTGCCGAGAGTTTTTGACAAATCATTTACAGGGGAGAATGGAAGAGAGTTCTCCAAGGCAACAGGAATGGGACTTTATATTGTAAAGAAGCTTTGTGACAAGTTAGGACATGCCATAACCATTGAGTCGGTAAAGGGCGAATATACACGGGTGAAGATTACATTTTACAAGAATGATTTCTATAAGGAGATAACAGACAGCAATGAAAGTGGCAGTATGTGATGACAACAGAGAGTTCTGTGAGAAGGAACGGACGACTATAAAAGATGTATTTAAGCAGTATTTTCAGGGAGAAGATTGTCAGGTGGATATCTACAATGACGGTCAGACAATTATTAGTAATTATTCAGACAATGCTTATGATATGGTATTTCTTGATCTTGAACTGGGCGATGAGAATGGATTTGATATTGCGGAACAGATAGTATTAATGAATAATGACGCAATTATAATATTTGTTACATCTCATGAGAATCTGGTTTATGAAGCATTCAGATTCAGACCGCTTGGGTATATAGTTAAAGACAGATTTGACCGTGAATTTACAAGAATGATGGTAAAGATAGTTGATAAACTGATAAAGATGAGGCAGGTAATAGAACTGGGTGGAGAGAAATTCTATGTTGACAGGGTTGTTTCAATTGCAACGCAG includes the following:
- a CDS encoding sensor histidine kinase, which encodes MRLGKYIKDRLYSVCIFVAMLIISVLMMAAFKVSVQLIIAEIFIMIICYIAVVLADYYHRKKFYDELEINIAALEEKYLITETLVRPAFYEGQIFYDSVSDIDRSMTENVKRYRQGMEQFKEYVEMWIHEIKLPIASLTLMLHNNMDKCDKEFADRMNTQIRRINNYIEQILYYVRSENAEKDYIINDARLSKIISNVALKNKYDLLENDITFEVSNADRIVLTDAKWMEFMLNQIVNNSIKYKDKTKAESYIKMSAAEDKKCVVLEILDNGIGINASDLPRVFDKSFTGENGREFSKATGMGLYIVKKLCDKLGHAITIESVKGEYTRVKITFYKNDFYKEITDSNESGSM
- a CDS encoding LytR/AlgR family response regulator transcription factor, which gives rise to MKVAVCDDNREFCEKERTTIKDVFKQYFQGEDCQVDIYNDGQTIISNYSDNAYDMVFLDLELGDENGFDIAEQIVLMNNDAIIIFVTSHENLVYEAFRFRPLGYIVKDRFDREFTRMMVKIVDKLIKMRQVIELGGEKFYVDRVVSIATQKRKICVKSLKGEILLADSYSKHVAELEKYGFVQSSKGVLINMKYIKSIDEDNDVFVMYNNERVPISRRRKKDVIEEYRKFMFDNNR